GTTATAAATTTATGAAAACGAATCGTATATTTCGATGGCTAGATTTAGTGCTCTATAGGGTATATTCACTATAAGGATAGTATATACTTTAATGATAGCATTATAGAATATAGTAGCGTGAGTAAAAATGCTTATATAACTCAAAATAATTCAAAAAGAACGTAAAATCTAACTCTTGAATGAACACTGTGTCGTTACTTACAAGCTAATTTGAGTAATAACTTTATCTACTTTGACTATTCCAAATTCACTTATAATATTTCTAACATATGTTGGTGAGTTAAACGTTATTTTCTTCTCTTTCCTTGCAGCCTTACCCTTAATCTCACCGTCACCAAAAGAAACTATATCGCCATCATCTAACTGTATTAAACTTCCTTCCCTTATATATATCGGTAAATTGCTCTTACTATTCACCCAACCTTCACTTATTTCTTGATTCCAGAACTCCATCCACTTACTCTTTCTTGGTAAATAGACTATCCTCTTATCACTTTTCTCTATGATAGGAGCATAAAGTACATGTTTACCAACCAAGTATTCATCATCAATCCTATATGTATTTTCGTCATCTGGAAACTCATAAAACAGTGGTCTAATTATAGGATGTCCAGTTTCATGTGCTTCTATAGCTAAAGAATATATGTAACTTAAAAAGTTGTACCTAGTTTCTATCACTCTTTTCACTCTCTCTTTATAATAATCTGGCAGAAAAGTCGGTTCTGTGTCTATCCCGTCTTTACCCTTGTGTGTTCTAAACATCGGAAAGAACATTGCAATCTCAAAGTACTTAACCAGTAATTCTAACGAGTTATCTATCTTTTCAAACCCTCTACCCTGGAAACCACCAATATCAATCCCTATATAGGCTATTCCAGAAATTGATAAGCCAAGGATCAACTGTAGTTGTAGTTTTAAGTCATCCCATGATGGCGTATTATCACCTGTCCAAATACCGGCAAACTTTTGTATTCCAGCATAACCGCCCCTAGTGAGTATGAACACTTCTTCTTTGTTCTTAAATCCCTCATACGTTGCCATAGCCTCGTAATAGGGATAAGCATTCCTAACCAATTCGTGGTATACTTTTTTGCCTTTATGATAATGGATTACATTCTTAGGAAAGGCTAATAATAATCTATCTCCACCCTCTTTATACTGTGAGAAGTCTGTTGGTTCGTTCATATCTAACCAGATACCATCAATACCTTGGCTTAACCATTTACTAATTAACTCACTCCACCACTTCCTAGTTTCTTCTCTAAAGAAATCCGGATATACTGAGTTACCAGGCCATAATTTTCCAACAAATAATTCTCCCTTATCAGTCTCACAATACTTACCTAGACCAGACAAAAATACGTCATAATTCTGGTCAGCTTTTATTGAGTGATCAACTATTGTTATTATCTTTACACCCCTTCCATGAACTTCTTCAATAAACTTTTTCACATCTGGAAACTTTTCCTTATCCCAAGTAAATAATTTGTATGAGTCCATATAATCAATATCAAGGAAAATTCCAGTAACTTTGAATTCCTTCATTAAATCAAGTAACTTAACTATTTCATCTTGAGGAAAATACGAGAATCTGGAAATTAGATAACCGAAAGCCCACTTTGGGGGTAGATAGGGCTTGCCAGTAACATCTGTATATTTCTCAATAACCTTTTCTGGTGTTGGACCCTCAAATACGTAAATTTCTACGTCTTTATGTGGTATCGTAATTATGACTTTTGAATAGTGAGTAAAACCAACGTCTATAATGACTTTTGAAGCAGAATTTACAAAATATCCGGTAGCTTTTCCCTTGTAAATGGAGATGAAGAAGGGAATATTAGCATATAATGGATCCTGGAATCTTTTATAAGCCCCCGCGTCTACATTATACATCACGTATCTAAACCTTTTTCTGTCAAGTTCAGTTGCTTTTTCTCCTAAACCAACTATGTGTTCCTCTAATTCTAATTTCTTTTCTACGACAACGGAATTTTCGCCTTCAATTATTTTTAATCCTTCTGGTATTTTATCTACCCTTTCTCCTTGAAAGTTAAACTCTACTGGGGGTATTGGATTATTTACTCTTATTCTATAAATCCCATTTCTCTCTTCGACTTCAATCATAGGTAGAGATTTATGCTGAAAAATAAATCTTTTATTATGGATAATGGCATACCTTTAGGAGGTTTAGGTACTGGAAAGATTGAGTTCTTCCCAGATTTAACAATTGGTAATATTACTATAATGAATAATTGGAGTAAACCATTAAGAAATATTAGGGGATTTCATATAGTCAAAGATGGGATATTTCTTCAAACAAATCCCGGTAGGAATGTTCCATCACCTCCTGAGTATAAGAAGGTTAAAGAGATAAAGGTTATAGAGAAATTCCCTTTAATAAAATATGAAATCCCGGAAGTTAATGTTAAGATAACTATTTATTCTATAATTAATAAGGATTTGAAAGAGTCTTCTTTACCAGCAGTAATAATTAAGGTTAGAGGTAATGGAGTCTTTGCAATATCTTTTCCTAATATTGTGGGTAGTAGGAGGGCTGGGAGAGTTAATTATGCATTGAAGAAGAAATTAAATGGTGTATTGTTCACTAATGAGAGGTCTTTACAATGGGATCCTGCTTATGGTAATATGTTTTTAGGTTGTATAGGTTGTAAAGTTTACGCGGGTTATTCGTTTTATATACCATCTGAGAGGGGAATGACTGAAGATATTTCACCACTGCTTTCTCTAGGTGAAAAAGATTATTATAAGATTGAAAGTTATGCTAGGGAAGAGATTGCTGGGATTGTTTGGAAAGAAATTGATGGTGAAGACACGTTTGTTCTCTCTTGGTATTTTAATGGTAAGCCACATCATTATCCCTATGGTCACTATTGTGAGAATTGGTTTAGTAATTCTTATGAAGTTGCAGAATACATCTTTACTAATGAGCCTAAAATGGGGCTTGAGGATGAGGATTCGTGGATTAATGAAGCATATAGGGATGGTTTATATATTCTCACCCACAGTTGGTTTACTAAGGATGGTAGATTTGCTATCTATGAGGATCCAGAGATTTCTCTTTTAATGAATACTATAGGAGCCATGACTTGGGATTCTGCATCTTTTCCTTTGCTTGAGCTTTACCCAGATTTAGTGAAAAAGATGGATGAGTATTTTGGTTTATTTATTAGAAATGGTGAGGTACCGCATGATTTAGGTGAGGAAAGTATTGAGGCTCCAATTTATGGTGCCTCTTATGGCTATCCATGGACAGATTTAGGTTCTACTTGGGTTTTAATGATATATAGAGATTATAAGTTTACTAATGATTTAGCTTTTCTAAAGAGAAATTACAGAAAAATGAAGGAAGTTATAGATTGGTTAATTTCTTTAGATAAGGATAAGGACTGTATTCCCGATAGTAAAGGTGGGTTTGATAATTCTTATGACGGCACTTATATGTATGGCGCTTCATCATATGTAGGATCAATGTTTCTCTGTGCTTTAAGGGCTTTTATCTCAGCTTCCAAGATTCTTGGAATGGAGTACTCAATATATGAGGATTGTTTAAGAAGAGGTATAATGACTTTTAATTCCCTATGGAATGGTAAATATTTTATTGCGTGGAAGAGTGATAACAGAAAAAAGGAGAGTTGTATGAGTTCTCAAATTTTGGGTCAATTCTGGTGTGATATTTTAGGTTTAGAACCTATAATTGATGAGGATAAGATTGTTCAAGCTTTAAGGAGTATTTATGAGTTAAATGGTAAAGCATCGAAGTTCTGTCTTGTAAATTCTGTTAACCCAGATGGTAGTATTGATACTGAGACTGATCAGATGAGGAGTTGCTGGTCTAGGGTTGCTTTTGCTGTTTCTGCTCATATGATAATTAGGGGTTTAAAGAATGAAGGAATTGAGATTGCTAATAGGGAGTGGGAGACTATAAAGAGTTTGGGGAAATGGAATCAGAGTTCTAGGATTGATGGGATGACTGGTAATAAAGTTGGACTACCTTATTATATTGGTAGTGCTTCAACATGGTTTATTAAGTTTGCTTTAACTAACTTCACTAAATGAGAAAAAACTTCCTTATTTCGTCATGGCTCTTCGGTTTTGGGAATAGTATTTCCTCTCCATTAGTTTCACTTTACATTTATGTTACATCATCAACATTTTATGCGTTAAAATTTATACTTTTTAATTCACTCTTTATCTTAATGTCATATTTTATAGCTGGTTATATACTTTCAATAAAAACTAAAGTGTTAAGTTTATATAAGATTGGTATATCTCTTTACATTACTTTTTATCTCCTTTTAGCTTTATTAAATGTGAATTCTTACAAACTGGTAGACTTAATTAGCGTTATCTACGGCTTTGCTCAAGGATTTTATTGGTTTGGTTGGGATGTGATTTTTTACAATACTCCAAGAAAAATGGAGTTCTTTAATAAATCTTCTTACTTAGGTTATTTAACAACTCTCCTAGCTCCAGCAATTTATGATATAGTCCTATCTATTTTTCATAGTACCGGTTATATAATTCTTTTCATCTTATCTTCTTTAATTTTACTTACTGTAATATTACTAGTGGAAGATATTAAGATTAACGTTAAGCTTAATTTAAAGAAATCTTTCTCTGTAATTACTAAAAATGAAAATTATAAGTATACAATGGTTGCCTTAGCACTGGTTGCTGGTTATAATTATGTTGTGGGGAATTTGAACCCAATCCTCATGTATAAGATCTTCTCTGGTAACTATACATTTTTCTCTATAACCAACTATATCTTAGGGCTTATATCTCTATTGTCTGTATATTTTATTAGAGGTAAAATAATAAATAAGGTTAGGCATAATTATGTTGTTTTATCTTCCTCTCTCCTTCTAGTTGTTGCTACTTTCTTTATACTTCTATATCCTCTAGTTTATCTTATATTCTATTCGTTCTTCTCTCCCCTAATCTACCCTATAATAGATGTCCATAACTGGAACAATATAGAGAGAAATCTTCTTTTACCTTACCTAATAAATAGGCAAATATTCCTTAACATAAGCAGAATAATGGCTAGCCTAATGGATATTTACGTAGTTAACGTTGACATGGGGATAATTGTTTTAATACCTTTACTTATATCTGCTTCAGTAATATTTTATTCTTGGAGGATGAAAGTATGAAATACTTGTATTCTTATGCTCTGGACTCTGGAGTCGTGTTAGGTGGTATAGGTACTGGATCTATAGAAATAAGAGCTGATGGGAGGTTGTATGATTGGACAATATTCAATAATGGTAGTTATGCTGAAAGACAAGAGATTAGAAGGGTTTATTATCTCACTCAAAACGATTTCTTTACTGGAATAAGATATGGAAATAAGGTGAGGATTCTCCAGGCTTATGATTATTATTTTGGTGCAAGCCCCTATTACACACCATGGTTAAGACCTGTAAAGAGTTTAGAATATATGGGAGAACCGCCTTTTGCATTCTTAAACTTTAAGGATGATTTTGAAGTTAAACTAAGAGCATTTTCACCTTTCATACCGCATGACCTTAAGAATTCCTCCTTGCCAGTTGCAATATTTGAATATGAGGTTGATAAGGATTCAGATTTTATAGTAGGTATAAGAAATCCATTTGAAAGCGGTAGAATCGAGTTTAAGAGGGATACTTTAGTTTTTTCTGGTGAGGTTACCTCTAAGGATCCTAGATATGGTGGTAATTTATGTATAAAGGTTGTTAGAAGTCCATGGCTTGCAAAGGGAGATAACTTTCCTCTATTTAAGGAGTGGAATGAATTTAGAGAAAAGGGATATATTTCCACTAATCAAGGTGATAAATGGGGTTTTATTGGTAATAAGAATAAGAAGTTTACTGTAATACTAGGCTGGTATTTTCCAAATCACTTAACTGCTAACGGCAAAAACATAGGCCATTATTATGAAAACTTCTTTAATAACTGTCTTGATGTCGTAAATTATGCTGAGGAAAATCTTATCTATCTAGAAAAAATGACTAACGAGTTTCATGATGCTCTTTATAATACTCGAGGAGTTGAGAATTGGATAGCTGATTTGGTTGGATCCCAGTTGACAACTCTTATTAAATCTACATGGTTGTCGAAAGATGGTAATTTCTATATCTGGGAAGGATATTATCAGACCTCAGATGAAAGAAAGGTTGGTGAGCATCCATATACTGATGGGCCAGTTAATACTGCGTTAAATACCATCGATGTTTCCACGTACTTTATTTATACTCTTACAGTATTATATCCACAATTAGCAAAGAATTTGCTTTTAACCTCTTCTAGGAGTGCATTAAGTTACGATAACCCTCTATATATTTTTTACTCATTAGCAATGCCAGAGAATAGATCAAAATATGTAGAGAGAGTGATTAAAGATCCCTCTATTCCCTCTTCTATCGAAAAGCTTTTGCAAACTGTAAAAGAGATAGCTAAGGAAACTGGAAAAGATCCCAAGGGAAGAATTGCTCATTATATATATAGAGATTTAAAATTTGATGAATATGGTAGGAACGATTTAAATCCAGAATTTGTACTAATGTGGGGTTTAGTTTCTAAATATACTGGCGATATTGAATTTATGAAATCCTTATATCCTGTAGCAAAAGAGGCTATGGAAAGTGTTTTAAGGACTCATTCTTATGAAGGTTTAATTTATAGTAGATTACCTAGTGGTTTTGAGTGGAATAGACAAGTGTTTTCTTATTTTAAGGACGTTAATATTTATGATAATCTCTTCTTAGTTGTCTCTTTATTAGGTATAGATTCCTTTCACATGAGTGTTAACACTTTTGATGATTGGACTACAATTGGTATTAACTCTTTTGTTTCTCTTCTAGGTATTTCGGCTTTGAAAATACTAAACGAGTTAGGAGGAGATAAATATAATGTTGAAAACGCTCTCTCACTTTATGAGTCTATGCTTTGGAATGGCGAATATTTTGACCTATGGTATGATCCAATATCTGGATATAGGGATAAAACTTGTCAAGCTTCACAACTATTAGGCGAATTTTATTTAAACTTATTAGGTTATTCTCTTCTAGATAGAGAGAAGACAAGGAAAACTCTACTATCTATTGTCAAATACAATTTGAAAGAAGAGGAAGGAGTGATTAATGGTGCTTATCCAGATGGTTATAGGCCTTTAATGAGGGAATATGAAAATCCATTAAAGATTAAAGAAGCTAGCATTCATCAAGATACTCCTTGGAGTGGTGTTGAGTTTTACTTAGCCTCTCACTTAATTTATGAGAAAATGATTGATGAGGCTAAGAAAGTGTTAAAGGAAGTTTATGATAGATATTCTATTGCTGGCAACTTCTGGAATCATTGGGAGTGGGGTTCACATTATTCAAGACCTCTATCCTCATGGCTAATAATTCCAGCATATTTAGGACTTATTTATGATGGTGTTAACAGAGTCCTTACTTTAGATCCTGCAATCGAGGAATTATCGTGGATAATTGTTTTGCCAGACTTTTGGGGAAGGATTAATGTAAATAAGGAAAAGACAGAAATTAAGATTATTGAGGGTAAAGCTGTTTTAAAGAAGATTGATATTAAAGGTAAGAAGATTACAAGAATAGTCGCTGATGGGAAAGTTGTTGATGGGGATATTATTGCTGAGAAGGAGATAATTGTTGAATATGAGTAAATAAGCTTACCTTTCATTGTGCTCATGTAAGAGTTTTATCTAGAAAAATTCTAAATTTTTCATCATAATTATATAATGTTGTGTAAGATTTTGATAATTTACCACAGACATAAATACCATCTTCTCCTTTATTTAAACTATACCATGTAAGTTTTGGTTTATATGTCTCTATTTCCTCGAAGATCTTTTCATACATTTCCCTTAATATACTTACTTTAGTGTTTTTTATTATCTCTTCCTGTCTTTCATTCAGATAGTAGGATTGATTATATAAGTTTTTTAATATATCAGTCTTATCTATTTTTTTCTTGTTCATGTGCTGTAAAGACTCGTATCCTTCTCTCATTAATGTAATAACTTGGTTTAAATCTAATCCTTCAATACCTTCTTTTTCCTCGTTTTCGCACTTAGGTATGACTAAAAATATTCTGTCTTCTGGTAAAGATACTTTATCAATAAAAAACGAGTCAATTGCTATTTTGTTAAAAACATAATAGGGGATGTTCATGCTCTTAGCCTTGGATTTGTTATTTCGTCTATCCCGTAACTTAGTAAAATCAACCCAAACATTAACCCTATTACAGCCAAGCTTGGGAAGATTAAATACCAGACTCCTTTTCCTCCGAAAATAGCACCCATATTAAGTGCTTGATTTATCATATACCCCCAGTTATTTGGATTAACTGGCAATACACCTAAGAAATAAAGACCAACAGCCGCATAAAGGGCTCCTTCAACATTGAAAATAAAGTGTACTGCTATATATGAGCCTAAATTTGGAATTATTTCTCTGAAGATAATATGTAAATTACTAAGACCTAATATTCTTGAAATTTCTATGTATTGCATTGATTTTAACAAGAGAACTTGTGACCTAATTGATCTTGCTAATCCTGTCCAACTCATGGAACTTAATATTAATGCCAAGATAACTGGGTTTGAAGTTCTGATAAGTGTGGCTAAAATAATGTAAACCACTAATGTAGGTAGTGTCATTACAATATCGTTTATTGCCATAAGTATGTTATCAGCAATCCCTCCTAAATACCCAGCAGTTATACCAATTAAAATTCCTATTAATGTAGTAAATAATCCCGCAAGCAAAGACAATTCTATAATGAATCCAGCACCGTAAACTATATTAGCTAATATACTTTCACCTAAAGGACCTGTACCTAGGATATAATAAAAGTTTGGTTGAGGAGGAAGGAAGATTTTCTTAGCATTTATTGTTGATACTATTGGTGGGCGAATGAAGAACGGGAAGATAAATGCTAAAATTAAGTAGAAGACAAGTATAATTAGCCCTACTCGACTCTTTTTATTCCTCCATATTAACTTTATATATTCTAGTATGTTCATATTAAAATATTCATATTAACAGTATTTATCTTTTCTGACGCTGTTTGTCCATACACTTTCATTTCAATTATAATTGAGTATAGGACTTAGTCCTCATTGTTAGTTGGTCTTAGACTCCTTTAAACCAACGTCACGATGCTCATATTTCTGCTATTTTTGGAAATATGGTGGAAGTTTATCGTTTATTTTCTTAAGCTTTTTCTTATTTTATAAATTGAAAATATAATGAGAAAAAGTGATAGGATGAGGATATAAAGTAAGATGGGAAGTACTGCCATATTATTATAATCAAAAATAAGGGAAAAAATTGAGAGGAATAAAAAAATGTATCCTATAGCTAATAAAACCCTATATTCTTCTAGCGTTTTATTTTACCTCCTTCTTCTTAGCAGGAGTACAGCAACTATAATAACCACGATTATTATCGCTACAGCTACTCCTACTATTAATCCTACATTAGTAGTACTCACAGTTACAGTTGATGGAGGTACTACAGAGGTAGTTGTAGAGGTAACGGTAGAGGTAACTGGTACTGTAGTTGTAGAGGTAACTGTTGGTATTGATGTCGTAGTTGTAGTTACTGTTGTAGGAACAAGATATCCATATTGGAATCCCGCTTGTAAGAGTGCTGTTCCTCCAATTCCATATAATGCTTCTTCCCAGAACCATGAGCTTGATGGAGGGGCTGATATTACATTGGAATTGTAAACAATTACATAATCTGTATAGACTAATGGTAATACTGGCAGATAGTAGTTTAATGCATATGC
The sequence above is drawn from the Sulfurisphaera tokodaii str. 7 genome and encodes:
- a CDS encoding GH116 family glycosyl hydrolase, translating into MKYLYSYALDSGVVLGGIGTGSIEIRADGRLYDWTIFNNGSYAERQEIRRVYYLTQNDFFTGIRYGNKVRILQAYDYYFGASPYYTPWLRPVKSLEYMGEPPFAFLNFKDDFEVKLRAFSPFIPHDLKNSSLPVAIFEYEVDKDSDFIVGIRNPFESGRIEFKRDTLVFSGEVTSKDPRYGGNLCIKVVRSPWLAKGDNFPLFKEWNEFREKGYISTNQGDKWGFIGNKNKKFTVILGWYFPNHLTANGKNIGHYYENFFNNCLDVVNYAEENLIYLEKMTNEFHDALYNTRGVENWIADLVGSQLTTLIKSTWLSKDGNFYIWEGYYQTSDERKVGEHPYTDGPVNTALNTIDVSTYFIYTLTVLYPQLAKNLLLTSSRSALSYDNPLYIFYSLAMPENRSKYVERVIKDPSIPSSIEKLLQTVKEIAKETGKDPKGRIAHYIYRDLKFDEYGRNDLNPEFVLMWGLVSKYTGDIEFMKSLYPVAKEAMESVLRTHSYEGLIYSRLPSGFEWNRQVFSYFKDVNIYDNLFLVVSLLGIDSFHMSVNTFDDWTTIGINSFVSLLGISALKILNELGGDKYNVENALSLYESMLWNGEYFDLWYDPISGYRDKTCQASQLLGEFYLNLLGYSLLDREKTRKTLLSIVKYNLKEEEGVINGAYPDGYRPLMREYENPLKIKEASIHQDTPWSGVEFYLASHLIYEKMIDEAKKVLKEVYDRYSIAGNFWNHWEWGSHYSRPLSSWLIIPAYLGLIYDGVNRVLTLDPAIEELSWIIVLPDFWGRINVNKEKTEIKIIEGKAVLKKIDIKGKKITRIVADGKVVDGDIIAEKEIIVEYE
- a CDS encoding ABC transporter permease; translated protein: MNILEYIKLIWRNKKSRVGLIILVFYLILAFIFPFFIRPPIVSTINAKKIFLPPQPNFYYILGTGPLGESILANIVYGAGFIIELSLLAGLFTTLIGILIGITAGYLGGIADNILMAINDIVMTLPTLVVYIILATLIRTSNPVILALILSSMSWTGLARSIRSQVLLLKSMQYIEISRILGLSNLHIIFREIIPNLGSYIAVHFIFNVEGALYAAVGLYFLGVLPVNPNNWGYMINQALNMGAIFGGKGVWYLIFPSLAVIGLMFGLILLSYGIDEITNPRLRA
- the malA gene encoding alpha-glucosidase MalA codes for the protein MIEVEERNGIYRIRVNNPIPPVEFNFQGERVDKIPEGLKIIEGENSVVVEKKLELEEHIVGLGEKATELDRKRFRYVMYNVDAGAYKRFQDPLYANIPFFISIYKGKATGYFVNSASKVIIDVGFTHYSKVIITIPHKDVEIYVFEGPTPEKVIEKYTDVTGKPYLPPKWAFGYLISRFSYFPQDEIVKLLDLMKEFKVTGIFLDIDYMDSYKLFTWDKEKFPDVKKFIEEVHGRGVKIITIVDHSIKADQNYDVFLSGLGKYCETDKGELFVGKLWPGNSVYPDFFREETRKWWSELISKWLSQGIDGIWLDMNEPTDFSQYKEGGDRLLLAFPKNVIHYHKGKKVYHELVRNAYPYYEAMATYEGFKNKEEVFILTRGGYAGIQKFAGIWTGDNTPSWDDLKLQLQLILGLSISGIAYIGIDIGGFQGRGFEKIDNSLELLVKYFEIAMFFPMFRTHKGKDGIDTEPTFLPDYYKERVKRVIETRYNFLSYIYSLAIEAHETGHPIIRPLFYEFPDDENTYRIDDEYLVGKHVLYAPIIEKSDKRIVYLPRKSKWMEFWNQEISEGWVNSKSNLPIYIREGSLIQLDDGDIVSFGDGEIKGKAARKEKKITFNSPTYVRNIISEFGIVKVDKVITQISL
- a CDS encoding GH116 family glycosyl hydrolase; this encodes MLKNKSFIMDNGIPLGGLGTGKIEFFPDLTIGNITIMNNWSKPLRNIRGFHIVKDGIFLQTNPGRNVPSPPEYKKVKEIKVIEKFPLIKYEIPEVNVKITIYSIINKDLKESSLPAVIIKVRGNGVFAISFPNIVGSRRAGRVNYALKKKLNGVLFTNERSLQWDPAYGNMFLGCIGCKVYAGYSFYIPSERGMTEDISPLLSLGEKDYYKIESYAREEIAGIVWKEIDGEDTFVLSWYFNGKPHHYPYGHYCENWFSNSYEVAEYIFTNEPKMGLEDEDSWINEAYRDGLYILTHSWFTKDGRFAIYEDPEISLLMNTIGAMTWDSASFPLLELYPDLVKKMDEYFGLFIRNGEVPHDLGEESIEAPIYGASYGYPWTDLGSTWVLMIYRDYKFTNDLAFLKRNYRKMKEVIDWLISLDKDKDCIPDSKGGFDNSYDGTYMYGASSYVGSMFLCALRAFISASKILGMEYSIYEDCLRRGIMTFNSLWNGKYFIAWKSDNRKKESCMSSQILGQFWCDILGLEPIIDEDKIVQALRSIYELNGKASKFCLVNSVNPDGSIDTETDQMRSCWSRVAFAVSAHMIIRGLKNEGIEIANREWETIKSLGKWNQSSRIDGMTGNKVGLPYYIGSASTWFIKFALTNFTK